A region of the Hylaeus volcanicus isolate JK05 chromosome 5, UHH_iyHylVolc1.0_haploid, whole genome shotgun sequence genome:
CTACATCGTTTACAAAATGCTGCGCTGCTAAACGCGCGCCTAGCCTATCGGTGGCGAATCGTCCCCGGCGCCGGCGTCGTGGCGCGTTATCGACACGATCTCGTGAGATCTGGTCCCGCTCGTGGGCTGCGAATCGGGGTATATCTTCCGGGTGGTCCTGGGAACGAACAAGGGGAGAACGGTGATACACACCTACCCGCGCGGCAAACAGCAATAGCAACAATAACAGCAGCGACGCGACACGGGCGCGCGACGACGGAAGCTACCGATCTCGAGGGGAACCGAGAGGATCGAGACGGCGAAGAGGGACGAAGAGAGCGCGCGAGAAAGTTCGGGGGAAGACGCGATCGCCGGGAGAACGGAGAGGAAGAGACGAGGACGGAGGATCGCGAAAGAGTGGTCCGACCGGGGATCTGGTTTTGCATATCTGGCTTTTTGCAAGGCTGAAATAATGCATTGAAATGCCACATGGTGTCCCGCTGAAATGACACACTGCTGTCGCGCGGCAAAAGTATGCCGCTGCGCGCCTCCTCGCGACACCCTTCCGCTCTATAGATCTCCCTATTCCATGCCGCGATGCTCGTTTGCggctttttttcttcttttgttcttttctAGCCTCTTTGACGGTTGGTTACGTCTCTATGGCACCTGGAGAGAGCACTGTCGACGAAGCAGGATTTTCTGCTAATAACATAGAATACTTTAATGTCGATACACTGTTGACGGATCGGTAGATCTATTCTATCTCCCAACAACTATTAACGTATCTTCACCTCTGTTGCAGCCCCTTGGATCGCGAAAGACAGAGCGTCTACAATTTCTTGGTGGTAGCCACGGACAGCGGCAAGTACGACGCCAGGAGCACCTCGATCCCCGTCGAGATCCGCGTCAGCGACATCAACGACAACGCCCCAGTTTTCTCGGAGTACCCCTTCCGTGCCAGGGTGTCGATCGGTACGCAGACAGAAAAGAACATCCTTAGAGTGGTGGCGACGGACGCTGACGAAGGGTCAAACGGAGAGATCGTCTACTCCTTCCCGCAGGACCAGGACAAGCTCAAGTTCAGAATTCATCCGAACACGGGCGTCCTTACGGCGGCGTTGTCCCTGTCGCAAGACAACGGCAAGACCTACCACTTGGAGGTCCTGGCCACAGACAAGGGGATCCCTCCTAAAAGTGCAAAGGGCCTGATCGAGCTGCAGGTCGGAGATTTGATCGACCTGGTGCCCGTGCTGAAGTTTCAGAACGAGACGTACGAAGTCGTCATCCAAGAGAACTCCGCTGCAGGCACGGAAGTGGTCCAGGTCACAGCTGTTCGGTCGGATGGCAGACGACACCACGTTTCCTACTCTCTGGGGTCCGGAAACGATTTTGGCACGTTCATCATCGACAAAGATACTGGCCTGTTGCGCGTTAACGATCCTGCGAGATTGGACGCTGAACTGTGGACCGATATGAGGGTGAAACCTGTGGACGAGCAAACGGCGGATGGACACGCGAATACCTGGGGAAGGTCCTTGGAAGGCCAGCTGTCCAAAGAGGAGCCCAGGGAGAGCTCGAAACACGTCCTCACTGTGGTGGCCAGGACATCCGGGACAGATCCTTTGGAGGCTTACGTCAAAGTGGTCGTCAGGGTGTCCGACGTGAACGACAATCCGCCTGTGTTTACTCAGATGCAGTACTCGGCGACTGTCCTGGAAGGAAACGTCAAGGGAGACTTTGTTGTCaaggtaatttatttattaagttgGCAGAGAGCAACTCTTTCAAACATCTTTCCtgcaatttacaatttgtGTTTTCCCTGGATGCAGCTATCGGCCAGCGACGCTGATCAGGGAATGAACGGCAGGATCCTCTACCACATCGTCGACGGGAACCCAGACAACGCGTTCACCATAAGCCCACCCTATAGCGGAGTAGTGCGGACTAACATCGTTCTGGATCGCGAGATTCGTGAGAAGTACAGGCTAACGATCATAGCGACGGATCAGGGGAATCCCCAGCTGACTGGCACCGCAGCCCTCAGCGTCAGAGTGATCGACATCAACGATAATCAGCCCACGTTTCCAGAACACAGTATCATCTCCGTTTCCGAAGGTAAGTTTTAAAGTGCTGTAAGCATTAACTGTTCGACACACGAACGGCTGGGTTCgtggtaattaaaataaaatgaagtagGTGAAGGGGTGGGGATGATGAAACGTTAATGCCAGTGTCTTAGAAATTAAACAACCCGAGATAATTGCATCGGTCGTATAGTCCAATTACAGCGTTTGTCCTCCTTAAGAGGCACGGCGGAAATGAAGGTTAACCAGCCGATTATTAGCTAGCGCTGTTTACAATCGCCCACGAACAAGTTACGAGCAGCCGCGATTGCGTATACGCCTCCTTGTATTTCATCGGTCTGTGTCATTTCCAATTAGCCCCTTCACGGCGAGGCTGGCGATCGGTAAATGACCTTCTTCCTCCGTCTAATTGGCGAATCGATTGCAACAACCTGGATTCTTTTACGGAAAGTGGAAGTTAGATGTCGCGAGTTGAGGAGCTTTCGACGTCCCAAGGGACCCTCGCGGCTCTCCCATACGAGATTTTCGCGATAGCTCGGCTGCACGCGAGAAATACGGACTACAGTTTTGCATTTTCTGGATGTGGAGCGCGAATTCATTCTGAGGATAAATCGTTGGTATCTAGGTTCCACAAAAGCCTATATTTCCACATATTCGAGCGAAATCAGTCGAATTCTGCTTGTTATCTGCTCTGAATACATTCGATCCAACCACGCGAAAAGAGACGTTTCTGCGTGGCAAAGCGAAGCATGATCGGTTAGGGCACCGGTACGAGGCGCGAATCGGTCGAAGAGGCGACCGCGAAGGGAAAGGTCGAAAGGGGGCTCGAGAAACGGAGTTGAAAGgaaggaaagagagagaagaaagtGCACGAGGAATAAAGAAGGAGAGGCGCGGGTAGCCGAGGTGGGAGTGCATACTACTCTCCAAGTATAAAGTTAAGTGGCAAAGGATTTATGCCGGCATTAAAGTCCAACTGTTGCGGAACAATCTGCATAACTTAGGCCAGGCTGCGAACGCTCGTTCGGCGTAGCTCGCGCTCTTTCCTCTACGTGTCGTTCCTCGGGTTCTTTTTTCGCCCTCTCTGTTCCTCATATTGTTCCCCATTGACAGATACGATTCAATGGAACGGCACCCACCGAAGGTGGCCCCCGAGTTTGACGAGCAAGCGCCAGGCCAGCCTCGTGCTCGCTACCGTGCCCCTCGAGAAGTATCAGTTAGGGGGGCATTGAATATGCAAAAGTATAGGTCGTGGTTCGGaatcttttctaattttctaaccGGTTAATATGACTGACTTGGCAACTATCTTAGcatcatcaatttttcaaaatatataaaataagtttaaaGGTGTATTctatctttatatttattgtattgtatttctttataaagcATACTAATTGGAATTCTGCGTATCACTCTCCTTCAGCCTCTATACTAACATGGCCCATGTCGGTATTTACTCGCAATCTATTTAATCAACGGCTTTCAGAAATTGTGTAGAGTCGCTCCATTTTTCGAAACCTCTAGAGCGAGAGGACCCAAAGAAGGATAGAGACGTCGCGGGGAAATGGCGGTAAATAATGAAGGAGATTCGAGGCTCGTAATTGGGCGAAGTTTCGCTTGGCGCGATGTTTCAACTACTCCGGACGACATAGTCTTTTTACTTGTCCAGTCTTCGAGACCTCGACGATCGAATGCgcttcgtttaatttacatCGCGAAACTTCGGTTCACGATGTCCCTCTCATCTCGCCGCAATTCTCCTTTACTTCTTCTGGTCCTGGTGGCCCTTTTTCTCCGCTTCCTCCTCTTGTCTCGCTCGTCCTTTTTTCACCCCACTTCCTCCCCCTTCGTCTTGTTCTTGTTGCGGCGTCGGTGTTCCCTTTCAGCTCTCGCTCCTCGCGAGAGACTTCTAAGAACGTTCGACACGAAAGGCCGCGTACTCGCGCGCCAACGGAGGTAACGCGAGATCGCTATCTAATTTGTATCACCATAAAACTTCACTCCGGCGCAAACGAGACTGCTACCACTTCTATCCCCGATGTGCCGGCTcgatagaatatatttaataccgTCGTCGCGCAACGCGCGCCCACGGAGATCCCGGAGGCGAGCCGGCCTTTTCAGGCACCTGCCGCGCCATTGCGCCACTTATCCTTTTGACAATCGATATTGGACCACTTTCGTCTAGGCTCTTCGTTCTTTCTCATCCGCGCGGTCGAGTTCGCATTTCGACAGAAATTGCGACTATATAAGAGAGTAAGTTTAATTTGCAAGAATGCAAAGTCGaatcaattaaatttgtacattctTTACGTTGATTTAATTCTTCCTTTacattactttgcatttgGATTAGTAATATGGATCCCCCTGtaatagctcgggtacctcggggttgccaaacccgtactgtagctacgatTGAACATAGCTACAGTCCCTGAGGGCAATCACCTATATAAATAAAGCATAGCTGATTACAAAAGGACTAAAGACTGCATTCCTTAAATTTCTGCTGCAAAAAAAGGTGTTTTGGCAAGTTTTTTGACGACCACTGCAGCCCCCATGAGAAATTATCCCAAGCCCGCGACCGGCTCGTATTTTAGCGAAGCGCAcagtaattgtttttaattatcccAGGGTGAACGCGGCGTGTGTAATTATCGTTCGGCCTAAAACGAGAGGTGCGGTTTGCCGATGTTTGATAGGCCCCACGCCTTTGTTTCTGAGGGGGACCCTCGCCGCGTCCGCTCGCTAGCGGTGCACACGGGCAACCGCGCGACCGCGAGCAGAGCCTGTGCACGCACTCGCAGTCGAAGGAGGATTTAATCGACAGCATCGATCGAATCGGTTCCGAAACTGGCACTGACACGAGAAATCGAAACAATGGTAGACCACCGTCGAGCGGATTTTCCGTACAAGGAGTACACGCAGGCGACGTATCGCATTCGCGTGCGCTGCCCGCCGATCCGCGAACGCCCAGGACCTCCGGTAATCAGAATTAACTCGATATAACTTACGAAGACCGAGTGCCAGACCCtgggaatttattatttcgaggCGCATTCCGCTCGATTCACCACGAGTTTCCAACTCGGGCCTCGAACACTCCGAGTCTAGGAGCTATCGACTTTTCGCCGCGGAATAATTTAAAGCACGACGTCCTTACACGCGATGATACCGTTACGGAGGCACTCTACTGCCGAGACATCGTAGACAGCGATGAATTTTCTCCAAGAGTTCAGGTTACGAATAGAGAGATCATACCTCCACTTCCGAACGGGACAACACTACCGGAACTCGAGGAGCTCGGCCACGGGACGTGGCCACTCTCCAAACCGATTTACACGACTTTAACGATCGGCTGTGAAATTTACGAGCGGACGTGGCTACGTGTTAGTCCTCATCAGAACCAACTGGACACATCACTTGgcgaaataattcttttattggCGCAGGTGTTGGCTCCGTTCGCAGCACGTCGCTCTATGATATTTTTTAGTGTTCCATCCGTATGCCAAGCCTCGTCCAAATAGTCAATCGATCGatatttcttactttttctttGCTAGATACGATCATTTCAGTCCTGCTTTCCATAATAACGACTTATACTCCCTCCCATCTTACCGGAACTACTTCACCTCTCAATTTCAACAAGACCCCCAATTTCCGCTATCAACGTTTCGTTGTGGAACGACTCATCCtaatcatttttgcaattccCAGCGAGGACAATGCCGACAGATTTTTATCCCGAGCTGCTGTTTTCAATATACCTCGGCTACCGTGGTCCAGCCGTTCCCCTTTCGTAATTTGCCCGCGGCACGCTCGAGATTATCGCCTACGATGCTCCGTACGAATCTTTGGAAGGATTCGCTGCGCCTTCTTCTTAGCACGAGCGAGATAAAACGAGCCGATAGTAGGGATTCGATGCATTTTAAACGCGACTCCCTTCGAGTGTCTTTAAGTTCGCGGAAGAGCGCCGTCCGGCCGCTCTATATATGTATCGCGAATGATCGTCTACCAGTGACAAAGTGGCTTCTTTGCCCGAGGAGAAAAAGACACGGGTGGGAAGGGCTGGGCCGCATAACGACGCCATTCATCAGTAACAACGGTGTCTGGCATTGTGCGACGATAAACCGACTGCCGTTCGATGTCGCGGTTAAACAACGGTTCATCAACGGTGCCTCGATTCCCATTAAACGACCTTCCTCTCCCTATATGGAAATCTATTCCATGGGAAATGACAcaggaaacgaagaaaatgcGTATAATATATCTAATGGTCGGAATAGTCACCTAGTCTTGGATGTCCTTCCTAAAGTAACCTCTGACTCTTCGACAGGATCTGCCTTGGATTTTCAGCGACCGTTAAAGTAACTGATACCATTTTTTTGATGCAGCTACACCTGTTGGTACAGTGCTGAAGACTATTACTGCGAACGACGTGGATAGCTCTCCAGCTCTGACCTATCAATTCGGGAGCGTGACCAATCCAGGCCCATTCAGCATCGATCGTTTCGGCGGCAAGGTCGTTCTTCGCAGACGTCTCGACGCCGAGACCCGATCGGAGTACAGCCTCCAAGTGATCGCCAGCGATGGCATCCACGAGGCGACCACGGACCTGATAGTCCGCGTCACGGATCTCAACGACAACGCGCCGCGGTTCCAGCAGTCGGCGTACATCGCCACCCTGCCAGGTGAGTAACTCCGACAGAGACCTCTCGGAATCCGTGGATCGTTATCGCGACGTTCGAACGCGCGACGATTATGTTAGGCGGTAAGATACAGCCATTCTAGGGTTTTTAACCCCAGTCGAGGAACGCCGTATCCTCGACAACACCGGGAATTTGATTTCTTATTTCGTTCCGCGTTGGTAGGATCGGGATTGCAAGAATTCAGCTGATGTTATCTGATACTCGCTAATATCGCTGGCTGGAGTATAGTCTGGGGCTTGTAGCGGGTGTCGTTGAATCGATTATGGAAAAGTGGATAGGGACATCGACGAACACCGTTAATATTTGGCGCGATGCTCGAAAGAGTGTCGCCAGGATTCGATTATATGATCGTGGAGGCTGTCGATAACAGAAAATCGGAGTAAATTTCTTGCTTCTAATCGTTCCTATCGAAGGGTCGTCTATAAGATCGACATTCCGTCTAAGAGATCCTCGCAACCGTGGACCAGGGAGCCAGATAGAAAGAGGGGGATGACAAGCAACGTCGAGCTGGCCCCGAGGCGAGTCCCTCGGCGCGAAATAAACGCGAGTTTAAAAACTGGTTTTTAGTAGACACGCGTTGTCCTGTTGCCCGTGTTCCAAACTCGAATTGACACCGCGCCAAGATAAAGCACGCGACAGAGAGGCGACCAGCGAGCGGAGGGAGGccaggaaagaaaaagaaagctGGATGACAGAATGCGAGAGGATGAGGGCAAGGGGACCGATGAAAAGCTAGCTGCCCGAATGCTGAAGGGAGCAGCAAAGGAAAGGAGACGAGGACCGAGAGGATCCTCGAAGACGGGAAGCGAGGATCGAGAGAGACAGTGTCGGGTTGAAGGGGTTGAGAAGGGGGGGGAACGAAGGAGAATTGCGAACGCCTTGCACATAAATAAACGCGAGGACACCGTTTGCGAGGCAGCCGAAAAGCCGCCTTCGCTGCAACCGCCGGCCGAGATCGCCCGCTTCGAAGACTCTcgaaacttattaaaaatacataggCCCGCGCCTAATGGTGCATTTCGGTGGGCGGCTGAGGGGCGATAGGGAGGGTCCGGATTGGCAGGAGGTGGACGTGGAAAGAGTCGAAAAGGGGGGGAGCTCCCACGGCGACGGCCTCGCGAATTTGCATCTCCTTCTTATTTTCGTCTCTTCTTCGGCCCTCGCTACGTGGATTCGTGAAAACGGCCGAAGAAGGACGGAGGGGACAATGCAAGAGAcccgagaaaaaaagaatcttgCGCAAAGCTGATCGATAACGCCGCTGGTACCtgaacgagagaaagagagttGCAATGGGACCGACGACCTTTGAGAGaatttagttaaaaataagGAGCTGATTCGAGGGTGAAACAGGGCGATTTCAAAGCTGCAAAAGAAAGTACTAGTAAGAATGCATAGAAAAATCATCGATGTCTGCATCGATATCTCCTTACTATGCAAAAATTCTGGATCTTCCGACAACTGGATCCCAAGAAACGAACCAACTAAACTAAACAAACATTGTGAAACTCAATTAACCAAGCAGCCCCGCGCCTCATCAACGAATCTCATCTTCGCCACGCTCGGACCTGCTCCCGCAGGTGATCTTTCCTAAGCTGTCGAGCTATACCGCGGGTCACTCCCGGTAATGAGCGAAaggtgaaaataataattagaagCTCGCGAGGCGGGTTGCACGTTTCAATATCGACGCGTCTACAGATACGGGGAATCCCATAACGTATGCATACGTCGATCTGCCCGCAGGAACCGGTTAAGGGGTTACGTTTTCTCGGAGTCAAAACAGAGGATGCGTTCGCGAATTTTTTACGACGATGCTGTACACCCGATCGAAGCGGactttattttctacaaatagAACGTGGCACGAGCTtccagaatatatttttttatcttcgtATTACTCGCGAGATCAAGCCCGCGAGAGAGAGGCTAAAGGGAGACGAATTTCCTTCGACCTGGTGCGTTTTCGATGTCTCCCGACGGAGCACGCGGATCGTTTATATCGCGATCAACGAACAAGGGGGGACGAGTTAATCCCGCGATTATCAAAATCGTATTAAAGTGTCCGGTGTAGGCAGAATATATTCTGGAAAGAAGGAGGGATTAATGAAACGAGGGGAAAGGGAGATTGTTACTCTCTCGCTGCCGGTAATAAGAATTCGTCTCGCTAAGGCGTCGTGACGCGAATACGCATACTCCGCGGTCATACGCACCTCGCAATAATTATAGAGTACCTGTCACTTCTCGGGTAAGATCCCCTTCCCCCCTCCGCCTTCTACTACGAGGTCGTCCTACCACCTCAGCCGCAGACATCCCCAAAGGGCTGCCCGTCCGTGAAGTTTTATTTCAGCCTCTCCGCCCTTCCCTCGCTcgcgttctctctctctctctttctttctctctttctctctctctctctttctctctttctctctctctctcttttggTCCACGCTGGCCCTCTTTGTCTACCTTGCACGCTTTAGGTCGGAGCTTGGCACATTAATGCCGAGTTATCCGACGATTTGAAACGCATCGAAATGATTTTTGTACGCTGCAACGGAGCTGGGGGCCCCACGGCTCGGCCGCTCGAGCGATTTATACAACTggttattatttcatacttccGTTCAGCCCGATGTCAGGACGGCTTATCCTCCTCCTTTAccgagaaaagaaagaaccGAAGGTGGCGGTGGTGCTGCTCGAGGACGTACCACCGACAAAAAGAGGCAGGAGGGTACTTGACCTCGCGCCCGTGATCTCCCAAGCTTTGTCCCGGGACCCTTTTCGTGTACATTCGCCGAAAATCGATCCTGGCCGCTCGTCTTCGAGAGCTCGCTGCTTTCACGCGACTCGACATCGATCGAGTCACGGGAGAACGTCGCGAACGACTGCGCCAGACCTTGAACAGGGCGTTAAAAAACTAAACTTGCATCTAGAAAGCCTTCCATTACTTTAACTTCAACAGTAGAACGTCAAAGTGTGTCCGAACCGAATCCCAAGCATTGCTGCAACCGTCTAAAcatctgttattttttttttccacgcaGAGGGACACGGAGAGCTGCAAGAAATCCTGACGGTGAACGCGACCGACGACGACCTCACGGAGGACAACAGCCGCGTGCGATACTATATCCTGACAGCTACCAAGGGCTTCTCTGTGCATCCTGTGACCGGTGTCCTGACGGTTAATCGTACAGCGATACCAAGACCACTGCCCAAAGAGGTGGAGCTGGTCGTCGTGGCCGAAGATTACGGCAAACCACCAGCGTCGTCCGTGTGCTCGGTCGTGGTGCGACTGAGCAGCCTGAAGAGCTCCCTGCCTGGCAAGGAGTACAGGATAACGACGAAGGAAAATTCATTGAGGGGTACCACTCTAATGAGGCTGTCCGACGTGGACCTATTGGACGGTAGCATCGTTGCAGGCGACGACAGCGGAACGTTCGAAGTGTCCAGGGGCAAATTGATCCTCTCCAAAACACTCGACAGGGAAACGAGGGACAGGTAAGGACGAACAATTCGATTCGTAATGCATATGTCATGTAGGATAGCAGGCGATTTTGTATTAGGTCCTGTAGAGTAGATTCCGTAGATGCCACTAAAATTTCGGATCCACTGTAACGCAAACTCTCATTTTTAGATACGTTTTGAGACTGGGCTCCAAGAACGAAAACATGACAACAGGTTCCCTGGTGGGAGACGAACCAGTAACGGTGATCGTCACCGTGGATGACGTGAACGACAACTACCCTCGCTTCCTCCAGGAGCTTCACCAAGTATCGATCAAAGAAAACGCAGTCCGCGGGACCACAGTGGCGACCTTGCGCGCCAAGGACGACGACCTCGCTGGAAGTCCTGCCGCGAGTCTGGTATACGAAATTACATCTGGAAACGACGGTGGCCTCTTTCGGGTGGAGAAGACCACGGGTACTGTGTTGGTGAACGCGACCCTGGATTGCGACCTGGAGCCAGAGATTTACAATCTCGTGGTTATGGCCTGCGACAGCGATGCTGTTTCTCCTCTATGCGCGCTGGCGAGGCTTCGAATCCGTCTGGAAGACGTCAACGACAACTCTCCCAAGTTCCCTGTCTCTGAATACTTGGAGTTCGTCGGCGAGAACGAACCTATCAGGACTACCGTTTTCTCAGCTAGAGCGTCTGACCTGGATCGTGGTATCTTTGGATCATTGAACTACTCGATCGTGTCAGCAGCTGCGACTGGATTCTCGGACATCGACGACAGCTGGAAGCTGTTCGCGGTGGACGCGAAATCGGGTACTGTGACGACTCGGGCTGTCTTCGACTACGAGCTGAGGAATCGATACGCCTTCACGTTGCGAGCCACGGATACGGGAGGTCGAACCGCAGCCGTGAGGGTGAGAGTGGAGATCGAGTCCAGGGACGAGTTCTATCCTCAGTTTACCGAGAGGATGTACAGATTCGGAATCAGAAGCGGCACTCGGGTGGTCCCTGGCACTGTGATAGGCCACGTGACGGCCACGGATCGCGACAAAGGACCAGACGGTCGGGTGGTGTATCAGCTGACCTCTCAGCATCCTTACATCAAGCTGAACAGGACTACTGGAGCATTGATCGTGAAGGAGAAGCTGATGCACATCGACTTGGACGTGGAGGAGTCGTCGAAATTATTCGTCAGCGCCAGCTCTGGCAGACAAGGCTCTCTATCGAACATGACCATGGTGGAGATCACTCTGGCGGAGGACAACGACATCAACGAGGCCAGAGGAGCCACGGCGCTAGCAACCCCAACGGACGGTGGCTCCAACATGGCCGTCGCGGCTGGTGGAGGTCTCGCTGACTGGGCGTTGGGCTTACTGATCGCTCTTCTTCTTCTAGTTGTTGCTTTCGGCGCCATTTTCCTGTATCTCCATTTTCGCAACCGAAGACACAAGAAACCAGGTACGAAACCGGGCCTGAATGGAGAGAGCAACGCCACCGCATCCAACAGCTACGTGGATCCCAGCGCGTTCGACACCATTCCTATCAGAAACGTGGGTGGAGTAGGCGCAGCCGGAAATGTAGGCTCGGGAAATGGTAACGGCGGAAACGGTGGCGCGTCTTGTCAATTCGCGCCCCCGAAGTACGACGAGATACCACCTTACGGTACCTCTGGTCAGTCTGGACAACAGCAAGCCACTTCTGAATTGTCTGGCAGCGATCAGTCGGGATCTTCCGGCAGAGGTTCGGCAGAGGACGACGGAGAGGACGAGGAAATCCGAATGATCAACGAGGGCCAACAGACTGGGGACTCCGCGAGCGATCTATCGGTGCATAATACTCAGGAGTACTTGGCCAGGTTGGGGATCGTCGATCCTCCTGCTGGCACGCCTCGCAGGCCGCCAGAAGCTCTGCCTCTCGACAGCCTGCACCTGTTCGAGGACGAAACTGCCACCGAGGCAGATATCGCCACTCTGATTTATGGGAAGATAGGCGAGCCTGGAAGGCCGATGTCGGGCCTGGAGGTGCCTGGAGGTCCGTCGATGAACGGTTCCTTGAGCTCCATCGTTCACAGCGAGGAGGAGCTCACGGGATCGTACAACTGGGACTATCTTCTCGACTGGGGTCCTCACTATCAACCTCTGGCCCACGTGTTCAGCGAGATCGCGAGGCTGAAGGACGACGCAGCCAGCGTTCAGAGCGGAAACTCTGGGAGCAGCGGCAAGACCAAGTCTGTACATAAAGCTCCACCCCCGCCGTTGTTGACCTCCGTTGCTCCCAGGTCGCTGGCTGCCCCAGCCTTGGCCAGAGGCATTCTTCCTAGGTCACCGATCAGTCACGACGCTTCCACGTTTCCCTCGGCGGCCCTGAGTCCCAGCTTCTCTCCGTCCCTCTCTCCTCTCGCCACCAGGAGTCCCAGCATCAGTCCTCTGGTACCACCAGCCACGCAGAGGTCCAGTCAAAGCGCCAACAGAGGGATTCCAGTTACCGACGCCGAGTTGAGGATCTGAGGGCTCCTCCGAATCGTCGTTGAATGTCTAGCTGGGTGCTGGTACCGCAGGAATGGGCAGGATGCACttcgaaatatatatatatgtcgcTAATTTGTATTCCGCTTGCGGTCGGATGGTTAGCGCACAACCTAAAtcaattatgtatatattcgtCGGTGAATATAAGTATTCGTTGCTGAATACTAAGCAATTCGACGCATCATTGAGTACAAGTTAcggatgtatttaatattc
Encoded here:
- the LOC128877548 gene encoding protein dachsous; protein product: MRQQPPVEDEDAAVDDDDGEYAARRRGKRGWERQEQEEEEERGEEKSDLGGSTVVSEARNNDDQGPRSSWTIYEGKVQATDPDCGVNAMVNYTLAAGRVETEQLMVRSDTGEICIRTPLDRETAPYLEIPVIATDRGGLSTVAIVRVQVTDVNDNRPVFEPRKYNVTLKNDSTIQGPILRLVATDLDAGMFGQVAYRITNGNEAGIFHIDHNTGELQVVRPGLLSRTHLHQLNVTATDVPGLKSLMDAEVRITISSPGHRIASCERPRYTLTVKETVSPNSYVGEVKDAAGPSLSGELPTRFSLVMEEQDLTMDPNTGVLRIRHPLDRETRDKYILSVVARNGVSVGYCQVELNVEDANDNPPMFPTTSVRISVPESHPLHTALYVAHATDPDTTPPLPIRYDLHQNSNDLGQNNNDLGQNSNDSAVLFGINAESGELYLARRLDYETQQRHGLLIRALDGAGLSATLSLSVEVQDVNDNPPVFERNEYHVEVPEGAKLDSEILQVTAVDLDTGNNARLSYRLQGSSAFWINPNTGCINLARILDRETLDRHALTVLATDNGSPAATASASVLVTVLDDNDNDPRFEKDFYGYELLENLPSGTLVGSVSASDPDLGKNALLRYAVVQANSSFTVDPDTGEITTKEPLDRETKSVHELVLEARDQGTPARAARVPLKVTVLDVNDNSPEIVDPQGDVVSVREEQPPGTEVARVRALDTDLGENASVTYTILKDRGSDGYNVFTIDPITGMIRTKAVLDHEERNVYRVSVKATDAGRPPRHSVRALSVEVLALADNRPTFTSSSLTFNVREDASIGQAVGSVSGAGPAGRVAFTLDSLTPISEFPAFDVDRSSGQLVVAHSLDRENVSVYHLEIRALDTTSIGNPQSIAVSVKIVIEDANDNPPRWPQDPITVRVSERAMIGSTIYNLTASDLDSGLNGDLRYGLVAEFPSRGSFAVDSLTGALTLARPLDREERAEYTLILKASDRAPPGEQLASTVTARIIVLDQNDNDPVFVAPESTTVAVTPDLMPGATLVRVVAVDKDAGDNGRVSYVITSANEKVGFSVGYESGIVSLEKPMVKSTELEITASDHGSPPRKSTLRLTLTLASGQTNGPPRLLLSNPVARISEDLQVGSSVLNVTGPIIADQGNVSFSIPANVASNKFAISPSGLVTLRGPLNREEASHYSVPIFARSSKLLDISTLEVLVMDENDNSPEFRPGSCYTLNVPENQAASVIHTIAATDLDEDRNGEVYYTIVGGNIGAKFNLEPVTGMLSMSNLDRESVSKYVLTISAKDNGRPSLEAHCNLTVIVLDVNDNAPTFIQNHYTESRPRATHQAGDYANFGLSNGFPYPAANYPTSYHLGKYAVTISEDMAPDSSVMSVKATDPDQGVNGKITYAIAEETNWLFRVDNLTGVITTAGPLDRERQSVYNFLVVATDSGKYDARSTSIPVEIRVSDINDNAPVFSEYPFRARVSIGTQTEKNILRVVATDADEGSNGEIVYSFPQDQDKLKFRIHPNTGVLTAALSLSQDNGKTYHLEVLATDKGIPPKSAKGLIELQVGDLIDLVPVLKFQNETYEVVIQENSAAGTEVVQVTAVRSDGRRHHVSYSLGSGNDFGTFIIDKDTGLLRVNDPARLDAELWTDMRVKPVDEQTADGHANTWGRSLEGQLSKEEPRESSKHVLTVVARTSGTDPLEAYVKVVVRVSDVNDNPPVFTQMQYSATVLEGNVKGDFVVKLSASDADQGMNGRILYHIVDGNPDNAFTISPPYSGVVRTNIVLDREIREKYRLTIIATDQGNPQLTGTAALSVRVIDINDNQPTFPEHSIISVSEATPVGTVLKTITANDVDSSPALTYQFGSVTNPGPFSIDRFGGKVVLRRRLDAETRSEYSLQVIASDGIHEATTDLIVRVTDLNDNAPRFQQSAYIATLPEGHGELQEILTVNATDDDLTEDNSRVRYYILTATKGFSVHPVTGVLTVNRTAIPRPLPKEVELVVVAEDYGKPPASSVCSVVVRLSSLKSSLPGKEYRITTKENSLRGTTLMRLSDVDLLDGSIVAGDDSGTFEVSRGKLILSKTLDRETRDRYVLRLGSKNENMTTGSLVGDEPVTVIVTVDDVNDNYPRFLQELHQVSIKENAVRGTTVATLRAKDDDLAGSPAASLVYEITSGNDGGLFRVEKTTGTVLVNATLDCDLEPEIYNLVVMACDSDAVSPLCALARLRIRLEDVNDNSPKFPVSEYLEFVGENEPIRTTVFSARASDLDRGIFGSLNYSIVSAAATGFSDIDDSWKLFAVDAKSGTVTTRAVFDYELRNRYAFTLRATDTGGRTAAVRVRVEIESRDEFYPQFTERMYRFGIRSGTRVVPGTVIGHVTATDRDKGPDGRVVYQLTSQHPYIKLNRTTGALIVKEKLMHIDLDVEESSKLFVSASSGRQGSLSNMTMVEITLAEDNDINEARGATALATPTDGGSNMAVAAGGGLADWALGLLIALLLLVVAFGAIFLYLHFRNRRHKKPGTKPGLNGESNATASNSYVDPSAFDTIPIRNVGGVGAAGNVGSGNGNGGNGGASCQFAPPKYDEIPPYGTSGQSGQQQATSELSGSDQSGSSGRGSAEDDGEDEEIRMINEGQQTGDSASDLSVHNTQEYLARLGIVDPPAGTPRRPPEALPLDSLHLFEDETATEADIATLIYGKIGEPGRPMSGLEVPGGPSMNGSLSSIVHSEEELTGSYNWDYLLDWGPHYQPLAHVFSEIARLKDDAASVQSGNSGSSGKTKSVHKAPPPPLLTSVAPRSLAAPALARGILPRSPISHDASTFPSAALSPSFSPSLSPLATRSPSISPLVPPATQRSSQSANRGIPVTDAELRI